The DNA sequence CCCCTTACTTGAAGTTCGCTATCACAAACTACTTGATAAGATTCTCTTGTGATaaaccattttattttaaactgttCTTTTATTCAGTTGAATTGGAATATCGAAAGAAAGAGAACCAATTTGACAACactattatgtaattttttttaaatgtttgaatATACAAGGGAATTCAATTCGAAGGGGAGAATCGCCTTGATACGAAAAGGTATGTTTTACATGGCctttataaaatcaaaaaatggtATCTATGAAGAAAGGGTGAGTTTTGAGTACGGACCCTTAGGAATGTAAGGATCTTGGCAAAAACCACACTTTAGGGGCTTTTGAGATCTTGGAAATCTATTGATCTAGGGTAGATAAATGAGGCTTCCAGGATTGAAATCAGAGAATTAAAAATCCCCTTTGAAGCTATTTTAAGTTCCCAACTCCATCTCTTCTGTACCCTATTCCAAGGCTTAAGAAACTGCATAAAGACAAGTTAACACCTGTTATAATCTTGGGAAGCAACAAATCTTCCATAATTACGGTTTGAGTCAGAGTTTCTTTCACCCTAAGTTTCGGATATAATGGATTAAGATTAAACGCATAATAATGCATAATGTCGAAATATATTATTCATTAAATGTTCTGACCGCCTTGCCAGGAATCCTCACCGTTTAAATTTACTCAGTTTTGTATCACTTGACATACAAAGTCagttgctctttttatttgagaatttttttctattattgtatttaaaaataaacttattcttAAGAAAACTTATCCTAAAGTATATTCCCCTGCCCCTCGCCCACCACTGCTATTGTGGTGTCTGCGTCCCCCCGAAAAATTTTGTGTGTACTCTTGCTTAGAATTATGTTTCTTTGGGAAAAggttaaaatttttcttggatTCCCGCAAAAGAGTATACGTTACGTTTTGTTTAGGTTTTCATCTGATTACTAGCTATTAGTCTACTAGCTACTCCTACTCTGCTACTAGCTCACaaacacaaaagttttttaaaataggtTGAACTCAACTCCACCGCTATCTGTCACTATGAAAAACCGGTTTTAccaagtttaatttttgtttttttacgttttacgTTTATTTTGcgtttttatgtaaaaaaaacttttattttgttatgttttttttttacgttttttcagTACAATGTATTGATTCAAAGGCACCAGTCACAAAAGACATAAACGATGAAacattttccaaagaaattctTGAAAGACAAGGCTAAATGGTTAAAAATGTTGTAATTTTTTGCCGAGAACCACAAAATTTATATGCTGGAAGCCCAATTGAAAAAgtccatttttgatttttttcaaataatctaccTTGCCTTTTTAATAAGTGTCTGTAGTCCTGTGGTgacgcagtggatttgaccttagcttggtaatacgggacccagagatcgaatcacgctgcaggaatgcactgcagggccgacgcagggaccttagtagtcaagaagcgtcgttaattcttaaataaaataagtgtCTGTAACCCCAGGAAAATCACTAATATGAAAACAATGATGTGTTGCTATACAATAGACCAGGGCTTCTTACACTTTTTTATATAGCGACCCCCTTCAAGCTTAGGAAATTTTAAACGACCCCCTCCTccatataatgaaatatatattaacCGTAGATGTAGATGTAAAATCGTACTATTTTACAATGTAAATAAGATAAAGGATTAAAGAATACGTACCCATTCATTTCACATATATATAATTGGAAACGATGACGGGATATCGGTCgtaataaaacacaataaatagaATGACataaaactatatctatatattcaatagaaaaaataaacttttgtaacaattttattaataaaaacatattattaaCATCAAACAATATTAATGTGACGGatgtgattgtttatttttacataaataattaaatctaggCTCAATTTGAGTTAGTGCAGATCGTAATAAATTTTCAACGTTTATTAAAGTTGAAcggtattttgattttatgtaaGTTAATGTGGAAAAGGCTGATTCACATAAATATGTTGTACAAaatggcagtaatttgttcattGCCATTTCCGATAGTAAGGGGTATTCTGATTTGATTTCTATCCAAAATTCATGCACAGGCACTTGAGAAAATCTGAGTCGCAAGGTAGTATGGGAGTTCGGAGGTGATGGAGTTCGTCCGGAATGATGCAGACAATGTCTGTTGACCACGTACCTCTGGATATGGGGTTTCCCCTAACTAATCGCTCCGATCAGGGTGGCCTCAACCTCATGAGGTGGGTGGAGCCCACCCCAGGATTCTCAGTATCCAGGTAAATCCTGGCTCTAATCAGAAtccaggcctagggtcggttgggccTGCAACCCTCCACCTGAAATCGATTGCAACGAATAGCTTAGCAACTGCCTCGGATGACCGACCCTCTTTTATCCCATCACGACCCTTGCTCGCCCCTGGACTGAGAAATGACCAGCGTTTGAATCTCCTTGACCATGGTGGCCTCCGGATTGCCACCTGGAATGTATTGACATTGAACTTTCCCGGAGCAAAGACGCTTCTGGCGATGGAACTGAAGCGATTCCGCATCTCTATTGCTGGAATAACAGAAACCCACCTAGTCGGGAATGGGACTGATCCCATAGGTGAGGGATACCACCTTCTATGGTCTGGACAGACAACGACTAGGAGAAATGGGGTCGGACTAGTACTTGATAACAAGTCCATAAAGTGTCTACTGTCATTTACTCCCGTCTCGGATAGAATAGCTAATGCTCGACTGAGTCATAAACAAGGAAAAATGACAGTCCTTGTCTGCTATGCTCCGACAAATGAAGCCGACGACGAAGCAAAAGAAACTTTCTACTCTGCCCTGGCTAATGAACTGTCCAAGATATCCCCCCACGATATTGTCATCCTTTTGGGTGATATGAATGCAACAGTGAGCGACAACCACGACCTATGGCGGCAAGTCATCGGACCAGTTATTCCGGACCCTCTAAATGACAATGGGCTAAGGCTCCTTCAACTGTGCAGCATGCATAACCTTGTCATTACGAACACGCTGTTCGCAAGGAAGGATATCCACAAATACACATGGTACAGCAACGACGGCCGTACCAAAAAAATGATCGACTATATCATTGTCTCACAGAG is a window from the Artemia franciscana chromosome 17, ASM3288406v1, whole genome shotgun sequence genome containing:
- the LOC136037546 gene encoding craniofacial development protein 2-like — protein: MELKRFRISIAGITETHLVGNGTDPIGEGYHLLWSGQTTTRRNGVGLVLDNKSIKCLLSFTPVSDRIANARLSHKQGKMTVLVCYAPTNEADDEAKETFYSALANELSKISPHDIVILLGDMNATVSDNHDLWRQVIGPVIPDPLNDNGLRLLQLCSMHNLVITNTLFARKDIHKYTWYSNDGRTKKMIDYIIVSQRWRSSISNCRTYRSAEIGNTDHRLVVANMRLRLQAQRSQPRPTKIDVSPIKRYGPSMPLMSRTASTHSCHLKVLRTHGSRLRRMSWSQRPQILEGRSVLRKHGFSSIRLTSLSRDARQGFWATCRPTGASMVSATS